One segment of Marvinbryantia formatexigens DSM 14469 DNA contains the following:
- a CDS encoding amidophosphoribosyltransferase, with product MGGFFAVASKEDCVFDLFFGVDYHSHLGTRRGGMAVYGKNGFDRAIHNIENSPFRTKFEKDANEMKGYMGIGCISDYEPQPLLIRSHHGTYVITTVGKINNMEALTKELLSRHTHFMEMTSGEINATELVATLINQKENIVEGIQYAQEKIDGSMTLMVLTPKGIYIARDRLGRTPVVIGKKEDAWCASFESFAYLNLGYDDYRELGPGEIVVMTPEAVVTLVQPGKEMKICTFLWVYYGYPSSSYEGISVEQMRYRCGELLAQRDNVRTDTVAGVPDSGTPHAIGYANKSGIPFSRPFIKYTPTWPRSFMPTMQSQRNRIAKMKLIPVHDLIKGKRLLLIDDSIVRGTQLRETTEFLYHSGAKEVHIRPACPPLIYGCKFLNFSRSSSEMDLITRRVMKRFEGDEAEKHLQEYSDPDSERYHKMVEEIGREMNFSSLRYHRLDDMIKSVGLDASKLCTYCWNGRE from the coding sequence ATGGGCGGTTTTTTTGCTGTAGCTTCAAAAGAGGATTGTGTATTTGATTTGTTTTTCGGTGTGGATTATCATTCCCATCTTGGAACGAGACGCGGCGGTATGGCGGTCTACGGGAAAAATGGGTTCGACCGGGCAATTCATAATATAGAAAATTCTCCGTTCCGCACGAAGTTCGAAAAAGACGCAAATGAAATGAAGGGGTATATGGGAATTGGCTGCATTTCCGATTACGAGCCGCAGCCGCTGCTGATTCGTTCGCATCACGGCACCTACGTGATTACCACGGTGGGAAAGATTAATAACATGGAAGCTCTGACAAAAGAGCTCCTGTCCAGGCACACGCATTTCATGGAAATGACGAGCGGGGAAATCAATGCCACGGAGCTGGTAGCGACGCTGATTAACCAGAAGGAAAATATTGTGGAGGGCATCCAGTACGCGCAGGAAAAAATCGACGGTTCCATGACGCTGATGGTGCTGACGCCGAAGGGCATTTACATTGCAAGGGACAGGCTGGGCAGGACGCCGGTGGTCATCGGAAAGAAAGAGGACGCCTGGTGCGCCTCCTTTGAGAGCTTTGCCTACTTAAATCTCGGCTATGACGACTATCGCGAGCTGGGACCGGGAGAGATTGTGGTTATGACGCCGGAGGCGGTGGTGACGCTTGTGCAGCCGGGAAAAGAAATGAAAATCTGTACCTTTCTCTGGGTATATTACGGATATCCGTCCTCATCCTACGAGGGAATCAGCGTGGAGCAGATGCGTTACCGCTGCGGGGAGCTGCTGGCGCAGCGCGATAATGTGCGCACGGACACGGTAGCGGGTGTGCCGGATTCCGGAACGCCTCACGCGATTGGATATGCAAATAAATCGGGCATTCCGTTCTCCAGACCGTTTATAAAGTACACGCCCACCTGGCCGCGGTCATTTATGCCGACCATGCAGAGCCAGAGAAACCGGATCGCCAAGATGAAGCTGATTCCGGTGCACGACCTGATAAAGGGGAAGCGCCTTCTTCTTATCGACGATTCCATTGTGCGCGGCACACAGCTCAGGGAGACGACGGAATTCCTCTATCACAGCGGAGCAAAAGAGGTGCACATCCGTCCGGCGTGTCCGCCGCTGATTTATGGATGCAAATTCCTGAATTTTTCCCGCTCCTCATCGGAAATGGATCTGATTACCCGCCGGGTGATGAAGCGGTTTGAGGGCGACGAGGCAGAAAAGCACCTGCAGGAGTATTCCGACCCGGATTCCGAGCGCTACCACAAAATGGTGGAGGAAATCGGCCGCGAAATGAATTTCTCCTCTCTCAGATATCATCGTCTGGACGACATGATAAAATCAGTCGGGCTGGATGCGTCAAAGCTCTGCACGTATTGCTGGAACGGGAGGGAATAA
- a CDS encoding Ig-like domain-containing protein, with protein sequence MRKVTKHHRSLHIVLVLLAFCIISVFSSMFLQADVHAANTKTGLNQTKLTLNTGKKYTLKLSGISGKVKWTTSKKSVATVSSKGVVTAKKKGTATITARAGSKKYTCRVTVKQPVKSVKLNKKSYTLKKAGAAVTLKASVSPSSANNRSVTWKSSNTKVATVSSKGKVKAVGNGTATITATAKDGSKKKASCKITVKLPVVKAKKISLNRSSATLTSAGSSLQLTTSFSPSGTTNRNVSWKSSNTKVAAVDSKGKVTARGNGTATITAATKDGSKKTASCKITVKIPAVVKVSSVALNRTSATLTARGQTLQLAASVSPSSAANKAVTWKSSNTGIASVDSSGKVTAVANGTATVTATAKDGSGKAASCKISVSISSGSPAPAPAPSTPSTPSNVKTASGTASTGVSISGNGTGFMAGETLQLTASVTPAGATDKSITWSSSNTSVATVDSNGKVTMLAAGDCTITAYAVNWGVPAEYVSTVVKYNWSLERQAQEFQPRAAYNITVTPARTQITGIWLTDNDCDGEIAVTQKMIPVGGTKKVALTLNSAYTNPKNAQLVWTSSDPGIATVDSSGTVTGIAKGYATITVKTQYPAEDGTYPTASTTYRVGAYTYDEILNNLTIDREASLTAHEYLNHIRTTPADRALASFRDQPAVEARIWDEGLMQLATARASRNIVCTMIGGWTSGEKSDRNSLATHGGMQNGYGGSWSTSGTILGRNAARGLTEDHAHMVNQLDSRSYVAIAFVRYSNPSGVNLTSMIVDMSPCSYAEGKQNLANAGVSFLDDMEKSILVPKEQYLDFCRHFGITAG encoded by the coding sequence ATGAGAAAAGTTACAAAGCATCACAGAAGTTTACATATCGTCCTGGTATTACTGGCATTTTGTATCATATCAGTCTTCAGCTCCATGTTTCTGCAGGCAGATGTCCATGCAGCCAATACAAAAACCGGACTGAACCAGACGAAGCTGACATTGAATACCGGGAAAAAGTATACACTCAAACTCAGCGGTATCTCTGGAAAAGTTAAATGGACAACCTCTAAAAAAAGCGTTGCTACCGTTTCCTCGAAAGGCGTGGTAACAGCGAAGAAAAAAGGCACTGCTACTATCACCGCCAGGGCAGGAAGTAAAAAGTATACCTGCAGGGTAACGGTAAAGCAGCCGGTAAAATCCGTAAAGCTGAACAAAAAATCCTACACGCTGAAAAAAGCAGGCGCTGCAGTGACACTGAAGGCATCTGTATCCCCCTCCAGCGCAAACAACCGGTCCGTCACCTGGAAAAGCTCTAACACGAAAGTGGCAACGGTAAGCAGCAAAGGAAAGGTAAAAGCTGTTGGCAATGGAACTGCTACCATTACCGCAACTGCAAAGGATGGCTCAAAGAAAAAGGCTTCCTGCAAAATAACAGTAAAACTGCCTGTTGTGAAAGCAAAGAAAATTTCTCTGAACAGGTCCTCTGCCACCCTTACATCTGCTGGCAGTTCCCTGCAGCTTACTACATCATTTTCTCCTTCCGGTACAACCAACAGGAATGTTTCCTGGAAGAGCTCCAACACGAAAGTGGCTGCTGTGGACAGTAAAGGAAAAGTCACCGCCAGGGGTAACGGGACAGCAACCATTACCGCAGCCACAAAGGACGGCTCAAAAAAGACAGCTTCATGCAAAATAACAGTGAAGATTCCTGCGGTAGTAAAAGTATCTTCTGTCGCCCTGAACCGTACCTCTGCCACACTCACTGCCAGAGGGCAGACGCTGCAGCTTGCCGCTTCTGTTTCACCTTCCAGCGCAGCAAATAAAGCAGTTACATGGAAGAGTTCGAATACCGGAATTGCTTCCGTAGACAGCAGCGGAAAAGTGACTGCCGTTGCAAATGGTACAGCAACAGTTACCGCAACCGCGAAGGACGGCTCCGGGAAAGCAGCATCCTGCAAAATATCGGTAAGCATCAGCTCCGGTTCCCCGGCTCCTGCACCTGCTCCTTCAACACCTTCGACGCCATCCAATGTGAAAACAGCCTCCGGAACCGCATCCACCGGTGTCAGTATTTCCGGAAATGGAACAGGTTTCATGGCAGGTGAAACGCTGCAGCTTACGGCTTCTGTGACCCCTGCAGGTGCCACAGACAAGAGCATCACCTGGAGCTCCAGCAATACTTCTGTGGCAACCGTGGACAGCAACGGTAAAGTAACAATGCTTGCTGCCGGTGACTGCACAATCACTGCGTATGCCGTAAACTGGGGCGTCCCGGCGGAATACGTCTCCACAGTCGTGAAATATAACTGGTCCCTGGAACGCCAGGCACAGGAATTCCAGCCGCGCGCGGCATATAATATCACAGTCACACCTGCCCGCACACAGATAACCGGTATCTGGCTCACAGATAACGACTGTGACGGAGAAATTGCTGTTACACAGAAAATGATTCCAGTTGGCGGTACAAAAAAAGTGGCTCTCACGTTGAACAGTGCCTATACGAATCCGAAAAATGCGCAGCTCGTCTGGACGTCCAGCGACCCTGGCATTGCTACCGTGGACAGCAGCGGCACCGTCACCGGTATCGCTAAAGGCTATGCAACGATTACAGTAAAAACACAGTATCCGGCTGAAGACGGTACTTACCCGACAGCCTCCACGACCTACCGCGTGGGCGCATATACGTATGATGAGATTCTCAATAACCTGACAATCGACAGGGAGGCTTCCCTGACGGCGCACGAATATCTGAATCATATCCGCACAACACCGGCAGACCGGGCACTGGCTTCCTTCCGCGACCAGCCCGCTGTAGAGGCGCGCATATGGGATGAAGGGCTTATGCAATTAGCAACAGCAAGAGCTTCCAGAAATATTGTCTGCACGATGATTGGCGGCTGGACATCCGGCGAAAAATCCGACAGGAATTCTCTCGCAACACACGGTGGTATGCAAAACGGTTATGGCGGTTCATGGAGTACAAGCGGAACCATACTAGGCAGAAATGCAGCAAGGGGGCTTACCGAAGACCATGCACATATGGTAAACCAGTTGGATTCAAGAAGCTATGTAGCCATTGCATTTGTGCGCTACAGCAATCCTTCCGGTGTTAATCTGACATCCATGATTGTAGATATGTCTCCCTGCTCTTACGCAGAAGGAAAACAGAATCTTGCAAATGCAGGCGTCAGCTTCCTGGATGATATGGAAAAAAGCATTTTAGTACCAAAAGAGCAGTACCTCGACTTCTGCCGCCATTTTGGAATTACTGCAGGTTGA